One part of the Musa acuminata AAA Group cultivar baxijiao chromosome BXJ1-5, Cavendish_Baxijiao_AAA, whole genome shotgun sequence genome encodes these proteins:
- the LOC135674059 gene encoding phosphatidylinositol 4-phosphate 5-kinase 1-like has product MEGGCSSAPFSVSIAFFLLLSFILFYFNYAFATVNILLLSSACLVFISLLLGWSRFLKLRAARKDLSVRWFVGEDVVGRASNRGCMIGKAASEGVMFFGNGDTYEGELHKGWCHGSGVYCFNASGRYEGDWVDGKYDGHGIESWARGSRYRGQYRQGARHGFGVYRFYDGDSYSGEWVIGQSHGRGMQTCSDGSCYAGEFKCGVKHGLGRYRFRNGDTYSGEYFGDKIHGFGIYSFANGHCYEGSWHEGRRQGLGTYTFGNGDSRSGEWDCGILKNSFLATDPAVERAVEAAKKAAESCVLLPQAEEQVKHAVSAANKAAMAARVAAVRAAQNEKEDKFCDIYV; this is encoded by the exons ATGGAAGGTGGTTGCTCTTCTGCTCCTTTCTCAGTCTCCAtcgccttcttccttctcctatcCTTCATCCTGTTCTACTTCAACTATGCCTTCGCAACGGTCAACATCCTTCTGCTCTCCTCTGCTTGTTTGGTTTTTATCTCCTTGCTCCTCGGTTGGTCCCGCTTCCTCAAGCTTAGGGCGGCCCGAAAGGACCTATCGGTTCGTTGGTTCGTCGGCGAAGACGTCGTCGGAAGAGCTTCCAACAGAGGATGCATGATCGGGAAGGCTGCGAGCGAGGGAGTAATGTTCTTTGGCAACGGGGATACCTATGAAGGGGAGTTGCACAAGGGATGGTGTCACGGGAGTGGAGTGTACTGTTTCAACGCCAGCGGGCGGTACGAGGGGGATTGGGTCGACGGGAAGTACGACGGGCACGGGATCGAGAGCTGGGCGAGGGGCAGCCGGTACCGCGGACAGTACCGGCAGGGGGCGCGGCACGGGTTCGGGGTGTACCGGTTCTACGACGGGGACAGCTACTCCGGCGAGTGGGTCATCGGGCAGAGCCACGGGCGCGGCATGCAGACCTGCTCCGATGGCAGCTGCTATGCAGGGGAGTTCAAGTGCGGCGTCAAGCACGGCCTCGGCCGGTACCGCTTCAG GAATGGCGATACCTACAGCGGTGAATACTTCGGGGACAAAATCCACGGCTTCGGGATATACAGCTTTGCCAACGGCCACTGCTACGAGGGCTCATGGCACGAAGGAAGGAGACAAGGTTTGGGAACATACACGTTTGGCAATGGCGATTCAAGATCTGGTGAGTGGGACTGCGGCATTTTGAAGAACAGTTTCCTCGCAACGGACCCTGCCGTCGAGCGAGCTGTCGAG GCTGCAAAGAAGGCCGCAGAGAGCTGTGTCCTTCTCCCGCAGGCGGAGGAGCAAGTCAAGCATGCCGTTTCAGCAGCAAACAAGGCAGCCATGGCTGCTCGAGTTGCTGCAGTCAGAGCAGCCCAGAACGAGAAGGAAGACAAATTCTGTGACATATACGTGTGA